The proteins below are encoded in one region of Candidatus Poribacteria bacterium:
- the coaD gene encoding pantetheine-phosphate adenylyltransferase: protein MLKKIAIFPASFDPVTNGHVDLIDRICNLGIFDELVVAIGVNPAKPARFTLEERTQMLETVIEPYPQATIDGYTGLTVHYAQTRGACAIVRGLREISDFEWEFKMARMNQQIAPDIDTLFMMANTQYAHISSTLVMEVVQMAQRKVSEEKLREMVPAVVVEFIKKKFDVL, encoded by the coding sequence ATACTTAAAAAGATCGCCATCTTTCCCGCAAGTTTCGACCCCGTCACGAATGGACACGTCGACCTCATTGATCGCATTTGCAACCTCGGTATCTTTGATGAACTGGTTGTTGCGATTGGTGTGAATCCTGCCAAACCGGCGCGCTTCACGCTTGAGGAACGCACCCAAATGCTTGAGACTGTCATTGAGCCGTATCCGCAAGCCACGATTGATGGGTATACTGGGTTAACTGTGCATTACGCACAGACACGCGGCGCATGCGCGATTGTTCGTGGACTGCGCGAAATCTCCGATTTTGAGTGGGAGTTCAAGATGGCGCGGATGAATCAACAGATCGCTCCAGACATTGATACCCTCTTTATGATGGCAAACACGCAATATGCGCATATCAGTTCGACGCTCGTGATGGAGGTTGTGCAGATGGCGCAGCGGAAGGTGAGTGAGGAGAAATTGCGGGAGATGGTACCGGCAGTTGTGGTCGAATTTATCAAAAAGAAATTTGATGTGCTATAA
- a CDS encoding RecX family transcriptional regulator has product MKQKITSIQAVPELPSHQHLFLNDTPFVVIHTSLVEKFGLRIGLEIEAEIIEKLIAADEVMRAKNYALRLLREEKDPLTVDASEDSRPIGKPKIYTKNEMEQRLAREGFSTKAIETTIEELIHSGHIRDRQYAENWIVRRQKSNPRGKMLLKKELVNKGIDQETAEQVVANVETEDEAKVALQIAQKRMKQYTGLPIHVAKRRLHGFLARRGFGSEIVRHVLEQIF; this is encoded by the coding sequence ATGAAACAGAAAATCACCAGTATTCAGGCGGTTCCTGAATTGCCTTCGCATCAACACCTTTTTCTGAATGACACTCCATTTGTTGTGATCCATACATCTCTGGTTGAAAAATTCGGATTACGTATCGGTTTAGAAATTGAAGCTGAGATCATCGAAAAGTTAATTGCAGCGGATGAAGTGATGCGTGCGAAGAACTACGCCCTCAGGTTACTCCGCGAAGAGAAAGATCCCCTTACAGTAGACGCTTCAGAGGATTCTCGCCCTATAGGAAAGCCTAAAATTTATACCAAAAATGAGATGGAACAGCGACTTGCGCGAGAAGGTTTCTCAACGAAAGCAATTGAAACAACGATCGAGGAGTTGATTCATTCGGGACATATTCGCGACCGGCAGTATGCAGAGAATTGGATAGTCCGCAGGCAGAAATCGAATCCCCGTGGAAAAATGTTGCTCAAGAAAGAACTTGTCAACAAAGGCATCGACCAAGAGACAGCAGAACAGGTTGTAGCGAACGTAGAAACTGAAGACGAAGCGAAAGTTGCCCTCCAGATTGCTCAAAAACGGATGAAGCAGTATACAGGACTGCCGATCCATGTTGCTAAACGTCGATTACACGGATTTTTGGCGCGCCGCGGGTTCGGATCGGAAATTGTTCGGCATGTACTCGAGCAGATTTTTTAA
- a CDS encoding ThuA domain-containing protein yields the protein MAKINTLVFAGGAIHDWKGCSDEIVKVLSQRDEFEITRVEEDLDALVSPNLDPYDLIVFYYTIGEISDAQKNGLLNHIASGKGYVGVHSAADSFRECPEYRSMVGGYFVTHPRYRDYQVSIVDSEHEITKGLDEFVVEDEQYILDYDPRNHILASALWQGAAAPVAWTKNWGEGKVFYLALGHDAAACQHEMFGTLLERGALWAGSNGGA from the coding sequence ATGGCAAAAATTAACACACTCGTCTTTGCAGGCGGCGCCATCCATGACTGGAAAGGCTGTAGTGATGAAATTGTGAAGGTTCTCTCACAACGAGATGAATTTGAGATTACCCGAGTCGAGGAAGATTTGGATGCTCTCGTTTCACCGAATTTAGATCCATACGATCTCATTGTTTTCTATTACACAATAGGTGAGATTTCGGATGCACAGAAGAATGGTTTACTCAACCACATCGCTTCCGGTAAAGGCTACGTCGGTGTGCACTCGGCAGCAGATTCGTTCCGTGAGTGTCCAGAGTACCGCTCAATGGTAGGGGGTTATTTCGTTACACACCCACGCTACCGCGACTACCAAGTCAGCATCGTTGACAGTGAACATGAAATCACAAAAGGGCTCGACGAGTTTGTCGTGGAGGATGAGCAGTATATCCTCGATTACGATCCTCGGAATCACATACTTGCGTCAGCACTATGGCAAGGTGCGGCGGCACCCGTAGCATGGACAAAGAACTGGGGCGAAGGTAAAGTGTTTTATCTCGCGCTGGGTCATGATGCAGCGGCGTGTCAGCATGAGATGTTCGGAACGCTCCTGGAACGAGGTGCGCTCTGGGCAGGCAGTAACGGCGGCGCGTAG
- the larB gene encoding nickel pincer cofactor biosynthesis protein LarB, with the protein MEIAKLRILLEQVKGGEMAVDDALQSLRTLPFEDLGFSKIDHHRQLRTGFPEVIFCQGKTVEHVQQISERILAAGHPLLATRATPDMYKAVQAVQPMARYNELGRTITVSQSTKDTGAPGILVVSAGTSDLPVAEEAAETALMMGNQPERLYDVGVAGLHRLMSNHEKLLCARVIIVVAGMEGALPSVVGGLVDCPVIAVPTSIGYGASFGGLAALLGMLNSCASGVTVVNIDNGFGAGYSASLINRLDA; encoded by the coding sequence ATGGAAATTGCAAAGTTGAGAATCCTACTTGAACAAGTTAAAGGCGGAGAGATGGCAGTGGATGATGCCTTGCAATCTCTCCGCACCCTTCCTTTTGAAGATTTAGGATTTTCAAAGATCGATCACCATCGGCAGCTCCGCACTGGATTTCCTGAAGTCATCTTCTGTCAAGGAAAAACAGTGGAACATGTCCAGCAGATTAGCGAACGTATCCTCGCTGCAGGACATCCCCTCCTCGCAACGCGTGCCACACCTGACATGTATAAAGCCGTCCAAGCAGTTCAACCCATGGCACGCTATAATGAACTTGGGCGGACGATCACTGTCTCACAATCCACAAAAGATACAGGGGCTCCGGGTATACTTGTTGTTTCTGCAGGCACCTCCGATTTGCCTGTAGCCGAGGAAGCCGCCGAAACCGCGCTGATGATGGGAAACCAACCGGAACGTCTTTATGATGTCGGCGTGGCAGGATTACATCGACTCATGAGCAATCACGAGAAACTCCTATGTGCGCGGGTCATTATTGTCGTTGCGGGGATGGAAGGTGCGCTCCCGAGTGTTGTCGGTGGATTGGTGGATTGCCCTGTCATCGCAGTCCCGACGAGTATCGGCTACGGTGCCAGTTTCGGTGGACTCGCCGCCCTATTAGGGATGCTAAACAGTTGTGCGTCGGGGGTCACCGTCGTGAATATCGATAACGGTTTCGGGGCGGGTTATAGTGCGTCCCTTATCAATCGACTCGACGCGTAA
- a CDS encoding YtxH domain-containing protein: MSNNGQNNGIAMIFAFVSGFMAGAVISLLYAPSSGKETRQKIRDTSIEAKNRTVEFANQTGDSARQGVQTIVEQGKESVHHIVDGGKERIHQASEQVKSAVETGRKVSADVRSKIAGSIPGVDDAEETEEA, translated from the coding sequence ATGAGTAACAACGGACAGAACAACGGAATCGCAATGATCTTCGCCTTTGTTAGCGGCTTTATGGCAGGTGCGGTTATCAGTCTGCTCTATGCCCCGAGTTCCGGCAAGGAGACCCGACAAAAAATTCGTGACACTTCGATTGAAGCAAAGAACCGGACAGTCGAATTTGCAAACCAGACCGGTGATAGCGCGCGGCAAGGCGTTCAGACTATCGTGGAACAGGGAAAAGAAAGCGTTCACCACATCGTAGACGGTGGAAAGGAACGTATCCACCAAGCCAGCGAACAGGTAAAAAGTGCTGTGGAAACAGGACGTAAAGTTTCCGCAGATGTCCGATCCAAAATCGCCGGATCTATCCCGGGCGTTGATGATGCCGAAGAAACCGAGGAAGCCTAA
- the alaS gene encoding alanine--tRNA ligase, with amino-acid sequence MTSDEIRTGFLEYFRKHGHTIVSSASLIPADDPTLLFTNAGMNQFKDVFLGIGQRKYTRAVDTQKCLRVSGKHNDLEEVGYSPSHHTFFEMLGNWSFGDYYKQEAIAFAWELVTELWQIPKERLWATVYLEDDEAEKLWLQETDLPHSRIRRCDKDNFWEMGETGPCGPCSELFVDMGVEAYPETVNDPDAGPNTSDRFREFWNLVFIQYNRNEDGTLEPLPATHVDTGMGFERITSILQGVDTNYKTDLFTPLLATIADMTDTAYFDDERGLPHRVIADHIRCLTFAIGDGVMPSNEGRGYVIRRILRRAVLYGKKLEMDEAFIYRLVDNVIELLGDVFPDVLPRHEFITRTIQGEEHRFHQTIERGLELLDRSFDTLKAQNDTQIDGKRAFELYDTFGFPLDLTQMLARERGFTVDEAGFEDSMEGQRARGRAAWEDRGGAKDEEISVYAEVLKEHGETEFVGYTQNNIDAEVVALIANAESVASAQQGDGVFVLLNRTPFYGESGGQVGDVGTIENGNAKLAVEDTLKPSADLVVHKCKVLEGEITPYTAVQAEIDSERRNAVAVSHTATHLLHSGLRQVLGTHVAQAGSLVEAGRLRFDFSHYESVSPEQLRDIEEFVNEKIRGNDALSISEMSLDEAKSKGALAFFGDKYGDIVRVVQAGNYSVELCGGTHVDATGELGFVKLMSESSIAAGVRRVEALTGTAAVATVQEDTLLLANVANLLKTPKTELPERIERLLQEQRDLAQQIQQLKSQQALANVGTLVEGATLVEDVRVVASLVTDADRNGLRKLVDELKTRLESGVVALAAVSGNEVAFVVGVTADLVKNRDLHAGKIVSELTQLADGRGGGRPELAQGGGKNPSKVNAAIAKTRDIVGQQLKA; translated from the coding sequence ATGACATCAGATGAAATCAGAACCGGTTTCCTTGAATACTTCCGCAAACACGGGCATACCATCGTGTCGAGTGCGTCCTTGATACCAGCAGACGACCCGACGCTGTTGTTCACGAACGCGGGTATGAACCAATTCAAAGATGTGTTTCTCGGTATTGGACAGCGGAAGTACACGCGCGCCGTTGACACACAAAAATGTCTGCGCGTCAGTGGCAAACACAACGATCTCGAAGAGGTTGGTTACTCGCCAAGTCACCATACTTTCTTTGAGATGCTCGGAAATTGGTCATTCGGAGATTATTACAAACAGGAAGCCATCGCCTTCGCATGGGAACTGGTGACCGAACTTTGGCAGATCCCGAAAGAGCGTCTCTGGGCAACGGTCTATCTTGAAGACGACGAAGCAGAAAAACTCTGGCTCCAAGAGACAGACCTTCCACACTCGCGTATCCGCCGTTGCGATAAGGATAACTTTTGGGAAATGGGTGAGACGGGTCCCTGTGGTCCGTGCAGCGAACTCTTTGTTGACATGGGCGTAGAAGCCTACCCTGAAACCGTAAACGACCCAGACGCGGGTCCCAATACGAGCGATCGCTTCAGAGAATTCTGGAATCTGGTGTTCATTCAGTATAACCGAAACGAAGACGGCACGCTCGAACCCCTGCCAGCAACACATGTTGATACAGGCATGGGCTTTGAACGAATTACCTCCATATTGCAAGGTGTTGACACAAACTACAAGACGGATCTGTTCACACCCCTTTTGGCGACCATTGCGGATATGACAGACACCGCCTATTTCGATGATGAACGTGGACTCCCTCACCGAGTCATCGCTGACCATATTCGGTGTTTGACTTTTGCCATCGGAGACGGTGTCATGCCCTCTAACGAGGGGCGAGGGTATGTCATCCGCAGGATCTTGCGACGGGCTGTGCTTTACGGTAAGAAATTAGAGATGGACGAAGCGTTCATCTATCGACTTGTTGATAACGTCATCGAATTGCTTGGCGATGTATTTCCTGATGTGCTGCCGCGTCATGAGTTTATTACTCGCACGATTCAGGGTGAGGAACACCGTTTTCATCAAACAATCGAACGCGGTTTGGAACTCCTTGATCGCTCATTCGACACGCTCAAGGCACAGAACGACACACAAATTGATGGAAAACGGGCGTTTGAGTTGTATGACACCTTCGGCTTTCCCCTTGATTTGACCCAGATGCTCGCCCGTGAACGTGGGTTCACGGTTGACGAGGCAGGCTTTGAAGACAGTATGGAAGGACAACGGGCGCGTGGACGGGCGGCATGGGAAGATAGAGGTGGTGCCAAAGACGAAGAGATCTCTGTTTACGCCGAAGTCCTCAAAGAGCACGGCGAAACAGAATTCGTCGGTTACACACAAAACAACATCGATGCAGAAGTCGTGGCTTTAATCGCCAACGCGGAATCAGTCGCCAGCGCGCAGCAGGGAGATGGGGTGTTTGTCCTGCTAAACCGAACGCCTTTTTACGGTGAATCGGGCGGACAGGTCGGCGATGTCGGCACAATTGAGAACGGCAATGCCAAGTTGGCTGTAGAAGATACGCTCAAACCTTCAGCAGACTTAGTTGTTCATAAGTGTAAGGTGCTTGAAGGTGAAATCACACCATACACCGCAGTGCAAGCAGAAATAGATAGTGAACGCCGAAATGCTGTCGCCGTGAGTCATACAGCGACACACCTTCTACACAGTGGACTGCGGCAGGTCCTCGGGACCCACGTTGCGCAAGCCGGTTCACTTGTTGAAGCCGGTAGATTGCGGTTTGATTTTTCACACTACGAATCTGTTTCACCAGAACAATTACGAGACATTGAGGAATTCGTCAACGAAAAAATTCGTGGGAATGACGCGCTGTCCATCAGTGAAATGTCATTAGATGAAGCGAAATCGAAAGGGGCTTTGGCCTTCTTCGGCGACAAATACGGCGACATTGTGCGTGTTGTGCAAGCGGGCAATTACAGCGTTGAACTCTGCGGTGGCACCCATGTTGACGCAACCGGTGAACTCGGTTTCGTAAAACTGATGAGCGAAAGCAGTATCGCTGCAGGGGTCCGACGCGTTGAGGCACTAACCGGTACTGCCGCGGTAGCAACGGTTCAAGAAGATACTCTGCTGCTCGCCAACGTGGCGAATCTGCTGAAAACGCCCAAAACTGAGCTGCCCGAACGAATCGAACGCCTCCTTCAGGAACAACGGGATTTAGCGCAACAAATCCAACAACTTAAAAGCCAGCAAGCCCTTGCGAACGTCGGCACCTTGGTCGAAGGTGCGACGCTTGTTGAAGATGTGCGAGTTGTCGCATCACTTGTAACAGACGCCGATAGGAACGGGTTACGGAAACTCGTCGATGAACTTAAAACGCGTTTAGAATCCGGTGTTGTTGCGCTTGCGGCTGTGTCAGGAAACGAAGTCGCTTTTGTGGTTGGCGTAACAGCAGATTTAGTGAAGAACCGTGATTTGCATGCGGGTAAAATCGTCTCCGAACTCACCCAACTGGCTGACGGTCGCGGTGGAGGTCGCCCAGAACTCGCGCAAGGTGGCGGCAAGAATCCGAGCAAGGTGAACGCAGCAATTGCGAAAACCCGCGACATCGTCGGACAACAACTTAAAGCTTAA